One Desmodus rotundus isolate HL8 chromosome 4, HLdesRot8A.1, whole genome shotgun sequence DNA segment encodes these proteins:
- the GC gene encoding vitamin D-binding protein, with protein sequence MKRVLVLLLAVAFVRALERGRDYEKDKVCKELASLGKDDFTSLAMVQYSRKFPSGTFEQISLLVKEVVSLTEDCCAEGAAPDCYDNRTSALSARSCEHDSPFPVHSGTAECCTKEGLEKKLCMAALKHQPQEFPTYVEPSNDEICEAFRKDPKEFADQFMYEYSTNYGQAPLPLLVSYTKSYLSMVGSCCTSPNPTMCFLKERLQLKHLSVLTIMSNRICSQYAAYGKEKSRLSHIIKLAQKAPTADLEDVLSLAEDVSTILSKCCESTSEDCMAKELPEHTVKICDNLSTKNTKFEDCCQEKTPMDIFMCAYFTPAAQPPELPEVELPTSQDVCGKSNTKAMDKYTFELARRTHVPEVFLSKVLEPTLKSLPECCDSEDSTACFNAKIPQLKKELSSLIDKGQELCADYSENTFTEYKKKLAERLRAQLPDAADTELTELVDKRSDFASKCCSINSPPLYCDSAIDAEIKNTLQS encoded by the exons GTCGGGATTATGAAAAGGATAAAGTCTGCAAGGAACTCGCCAGTCTCGGAAAAGATGACTTCACATCTTT AGCAATGGTCCAGTACAGCAGAAAATTTCCCAGTGGCACCTTTGAACAGATCAGTCTTCTCGTGAAGGAAGTTGTGTCCCTGACAGAAGACTGCTGTGCCGAAGGGGCCGCCCCTGACTGCTACGACAACAGG aCGTCAGCACTGTCTGCTAGGTCCTGTGAGCACGACTCCCCATTCCCAGTGCACTCAGGGACCGCGGAGTGCTGTACCAAGGAGGGCCTCGAGAAGAAGCTCTGCATGGCCGCCCTGAAGCACCAGCCACAAGAATTTCCTACCTACGTGGAGCCAAGTAATGATGAAATCTGCGAGGCGTTCAGGAAAGATCCCAAGGAATTTGCTGACCA ATTTATGTATGAATATTCCACTAATTATGGACAAGCTCCTCTGCCACTTTTAGTCAGTTATACCAAGAGCTACCTCTCCATGGTAGGGTCCTGCTGTACCTCACCAAATCCCACCATGTGCTTTCTGAAAGAG AGACTCCAGCTTAAACATTTATCAGTGCTCACCATTATGTCAAACAGAATCTGTTCACAATATGCTGCCTACGGGAAGGAGAAATCAAGGCTCAG CCATATCATAAAATTAGCCCAAAAAGCACCTACCGCTGATCTGGAGGATGTTTTGTCGCTAGCTGAAGATGTTTCCACAATCCTCTCCAAGTGCTGTGAGTCTACCTCTGAGGACTGCATGGCCAAAGAG CTGCCTGAACACACAGTAAAAATCTGTGACAACTTATCCACGAAGAATACTAAGTTTGAGGACTGTTGTCAAGAAAAAACACCTATGGACATTTTCATGTGTGCTTACTTCACACCAGCTGCCCAACCACCAGAGCTGCCAGAAGTTGAGCTGCCCACCAGTCAAGATGTGTGTGGCAAAAGCAACACCAAAGCCATGGATAA GTACACATTCGAGCTAGCTAGGAGGACTCATGTTCCAGAAGTATTTCTCAGTAAAGTTCTGGAGCCAACCCTGAAAAGCCTTCCAGAATGCTGTGACTCTGAAGATTCTACTGCCTGTTTTAATGCTAAG aTCCCTCAACTGAAGAAGGAACTATCTTCTCTCATTGACAAGGGGCAAGAACTATGTGCAGATTATTCAGAAAACACATTTACTGAATACAAGAAAAA ACTGGCAGAGCGGTTAAGAGCGCAGTTGCCTGATGCCGCAGACACAGAACTCACAGAGCTGGTTGACAAGCGCTCAGACTTTGCCTCCAAGTGCTGCTCCATAAACTCTCCTCCCCTCTACTGTGATTCTGCG attgATGCTGAAATAAAGAATACCCTGCAGTCCTGA